The genomic window GCCTCGGCTTCCACTTCGCGCAGCAGCGCCTCGTGGTCGGCGCGCTCGGTTTGCCGCAGGGTGTATTGCCGCGGCGCGGTGCGCGCGAAGCGCGGGCCTCGCAGTGCCAGCACCACCTGTTCGCCGCGCTCGCGCAGGGTGCGTGCGAGCCGGTCGGTGAAGCTGTCGGCATCGCCCAGGATCAGCGTGCTGCCTGTTCGCTCCGCAGGGTTTCCGGCGGGCGGTGGCGGCGTGCTTCGCTGCCAGTTGGGTGCATAAAGAATGTCGGCGTCTGCGCTTGGTGAAGAAGGCGGTACGGCGTTGCCCGGCTCCACCCAGTAGCGCTGGCGCTGGAAGGCATAGGTCGGCAGCGGCAGGCGGCGGCGTTGCCCGCCCTCCTGGTTCGCAGCCCAGTCGATGTCGACGCCGGCCGTCCACAGGCCCGCAGCCGCAGTTGCCAATTGCTGGCTGTTGCGCGAGGTTTGCTGCGCATGCGCCTGGCTGGCCCAGATGCCCGCGGCCGAGCTGGCGCCCGAATGCTGGCGAGCGAGCCCGGCCAGCGTTTCGCCGGGGCCGACTTCGAGCACTGCGCGTCCGGGCTTGCTGAAGATGTGGCCCAGGCCTTCGGAAAAGCGAACCGTGTTGCGCAAATGCCGGCCCCAGTATGCGGGGCTGGTGGCCTCTTGCGCAGTGATCGGCAGGCCGGTGAGGTTGGAGATGAACGGAATGCGCGGTGCATGGCGCGGTACCGATGCAATCAGCTGTTCCATCGCGGCGACCGCCGGATCGACGAGCCGCGAATGGAACGCCACGGCAACGTGCAGGCGGCGCGGTGAATGCTGTCGCGCGCGCAGTTCTTCTTCAGCGCGCGCAATGGCTTCGGGCGTGCCGGCCAGCACGCAGAGCTGCTCTCCATTCACCGCGGCAAGGTCGCACCTCATCTCGAGGAAAGGCGCGAGTCCGGATTCCGCCAGCGGCACCGCGAGCATGGCACCGGCCGGCAGCGCCTGCACAAGGCGCGCGCGCTGCGCGACGATGCGCAGCGCGTCTTCCAGCGAGAACACGCCCGCGACGCAGGCCGCGACGTATTCGCCAAGGCTATGCCCCATCATCAGCGCCGGCTTCACGCCGCAGTGCAGCCACCATTGCGCCAGTGCATATTCGACGGCAAAAAGCGCTGGCTGCGCGGCCTCGATGTGGAACAGGCGCTCGTTCGCCAATGCTTCGTCGCCCGCTGCCGGGAACAGCAGCGGCTGCAGGTCGATGCCGCTCTGCGTGCGCAGCAAGTCGATGCAGCGATCGAGTGCCGCGCGGAACACGGCGCTTTCGCGGTGGAGCGCGGCGCCCATGAAGGCATGCTGGCTGCCGCTGCCCGGAAAGAGAAACACCACCTCGGGCGCGGAGGCCGGTGTCTTGCGGAACGTGGCGCTTGGCGAAGACAGCATTTGCGAAGCCATCTGCGTGTCGCTTGCAACCACGGCGCTACGCCATGCGAAGGTGCGGCGCCCGGTTTGCAGGGTGTGCGCCACGTCGTGCAGGGCCAGTGCGGGCTGCGCCTGCAAGTGCGCCGCAAGTTGCGATCGGCCTTGCGCCAATGCGGTTTCATTTTTTGCCGACAGGGGCAGAACCTGCCAGGCCGGCGCCCTTGCCACATGCGTTGCGACGGCCGGCGCTTCTTCGAGCACGACGTGCACGTTGGTGCCGCCGATGCCGAAGGAGCTCGCGCCCGCACGGCGCGGCCCACGGCCCTCGGCCCAGGCGCGCGCTTCGGTGTTCACGTAGAACGGGCTCGCCGCGAAATCGATCTTCGGATTCGGCTGTTCGAAATTGAGGCTCGGCGGCAGCACGCGGTGCTTGAGCGCCATCGTCGCCTTGATGAGCCCCGCCACGCCTGCGGCTGCGTCGAGATGGCCGATATTGGTTTTGACCGAGCCTATGGCGCAGAAGCCGCGCCGCTCGGTGTCGGCGCGAAACGCCTGGGTCAGCGCGGCCATCTCGATCGGGTCGCCCAGGGTGGTGCCGGTGCCGTGCGCTTCCACATAGCCGATGGTGTCCGCCGCCACGCCGGCGATGAGTTGCGCCGCGCGAATGACCTCGGCCTGCCCGTCCACGCTGGGCGCTGTAAAGCCTACCTTGCCCGCACCGTCGTTGTTGGCGGCCGAGCCCTTGATCACCGCATGGATGGTGTCGCCGTCGCGCACCGCGTCGTCCAGCCGCTTGAGCACCACCACGCCCGCGCCGCTGCCGATGAGCGTGCCCGCGGCCTTTGCATCGAAGGCGCGGCAGTGGCCGTCGGGCGAGAGGATGGCGCCGGACTGGTAACGATAGCCGCCTTCTTGCAGCAGGTTGAGCCACACGCCGCCTGCCAAGGCCATGTCGCAATCGTGGCCCAGCAGGGCCTGGCATGCGGTGTGCACTGCCACGAGCGATGTCGAGCAGGCGGTCTGCACGGTAACCGCGGGGCCGCGCAGGTCGAGCTTGTAGGCCACACGCGTGCACAGCGAGCCGCCGGAGTTGCCGTTCATCAGCCCCAGCAGGTCTGCAATGCCACTCTCCGCGCCAAGGCCGAACGACGGAAGCAGGTTGCGGATGAGGTACAGGTTGGTGCCCTCGCCCGCATACACGCCGACCTTGCCGGGCCAACGCGCGGTGTCGCAGCCCGCGTGCTCGAGCGACGCCCAGGCGCACTCCAGAAAGATGCGCTGCTGCGGATCGAGGGTCTCGGCTTCGCGTGGCGTGTAGCCGAAGAAGCCCGCATCGAACTGGTCGACGCCGTCGAACCTGACGCCGGCCTTGACGTACTCGGGGTCGTCCAGCAGGCCCTGCGGCACGCCGCGCGCGCGCAGTTCGTCGTCCGTGAAGCGGGACACCGACTCCACGCCGCCCTGCACATTGCGCCAGAAGGCGTCCACATCGTCGGCGCCCGGAAAGCGGCCGGCCATGCCGACGATGGCGATCTCGATGCCGGTCGGTTCGGAAAGCTCTTGGGAGGTAGCGCTGGAGTTGGACATCAGTTGACTCTCTCTGCCGCCTTGCGGCGTTGAAGCATGGCGGCGCGCTGGCGCAGCGCCCTGTCGTCGCCAGCTGCGGCGGCGGCAGCGGACGAAGCGGCGCCGGCCGGTGCCTGCTCGATCCAACGGGCGAGCGATTCGATGGTGGGGTACTTGAAAAGGTTGACAACCGGAATTGCCATCTGCAGCCGGTCTTCCAGCAGGCGATGCGCGCGGATCAGGAGGAGCGAATGGCCGCCGAGATCGAAGAAGTTGTCGTGCTGCCCAACCTGCTCGACCTTCAGCACCTGGGACCAGACGCCAGCCAAGGTCTGCGCCACGTGGCCTTGCGGTGCTTCATAGGCCACCTCGCTGGCGAAAACTGTCTCCGGCAGCGCCTTGCGATCGACCTTGCCGTTGGCGTTGAGCGGCAGGCTGTCGAGCACGGCGAAGGCACGCGGGACCATGTAGTCGGGCAGCACTTGTGCAAGGCGCTCCTTGAGCGCGGCGGTGTCGATGATGTGATCCGCATGCGCCGCGAGGTAGGCCACGAGGCGCACGCCGGCCGGGCCTTCCTTCGCCACGACCACGGCTTCGCGCACGGCAGGCTGCGCGAGAAGCTGTGCCTCGATCTCGCCGAGTTCGATGCGCAAGCCGCGGATCTTCACCTGATGGTCGATGCGGCCGAGGTACTCCAGCTGCCCTTCGGCGTTCCATCGCACGAGATCGCCGGTGCGGTAGAGCCTTCCGCCGCCTTCGCTGCCGAACGGATCGGCCACGAAGCGCTCCGCAGTCAAGCCCGCCCGCTTCAGGTAGCCTCGGGCCAGGCTGATGCCGCCCAGGTACAGCTCGCCTGCAACAC from Variovorax paradoxus includes these protein-coding regions:
- a CDS encoding SDR family NAD(P)-dependent oxidoreductase: MSNSSATSQELSEPTGIEIAIVGMAGRFPGADDVDAFWRNVQGGVESVSRFTDDELRARGVPQGLLDDPEYVKAGVRFDGVDQFDAGFFGYTPREAETLDPQQRIFLECAWASLEHAGCDTARWPGKVGVYAGEGTNLYLIRNLLPSFGLGAESGIADLLGLMNGNSGGSLCTRVAYKLDLRGPAVTVQTACSTSLVAVHTACQALLGHDCDMALAGGVWLNLLQEGGYRYQSGAILSPDGHCRAFDAKAAGTLIGSGAGVVVLKRLDDAVRDGDTIHAVIKGSAANNDGAGKVGFTAPSVDGQAEVIRAAQLIAGVAADTIGYVEAHGTGTTLGDPIEMAALTQAFRADTERRGFCAIGSVKTNIGHLDAAAGVAGLIKATMALKHRVLPPSLNFEQPNPKIDFAASPFYVNTEARAWAEGRGPRRAGASSFGIGGTNVHVVLEEAPAVATHVARAPAWQVLPLSAKNETALAQGRSQLAAHLQAQPALALHDVAHTLQTGRRTFAWRSAVVASDTQMASQMLSSPSATFRKTPASAPEVVFLFPGSGSQHAFMGAALHRESAVFRAALDRCIDLLRTQSGIDLQPLLFPAAGDEALANERLFHIEAAQPALFAVEYALAQWWLHCGVKPALMMGHSLGEYVAACVAGVFSLEDALRIVAQRARLVQALPAGAMLAVPLAESGLAPFLEMRCDLAAVNGEQLCVLAGTPEAIARAEEELRARQHSPRRLHVAVAFHSRLVDPAVAAMEQLIASVPRHAPRIPFISNLTGLPITAQEATSPAYWGRHLRNTVRFSEGLGHIFSKPGRAVLEVGPGETLAGLARQHSGASSAAGIWASQAHAQQTSRNSQQLATAAAGLWTAGVDIDWAANQEGGQRRRLPLPTYAFQRQRYWVEPGNAVPPSSPSADADILYAPNWQRSTPPPPAGNPAERTGSTLILGDADSFTDRLARTLRERGEQVVLALRGPRFARTAPRQYTLRQTERADHEALLREVEAEAGPVRHIHHLWSLDGGRPAPPHTDAFEAGYFSLLALVHALDALGLPGRAPTALTIVTDGLEDVSGTEALAPGKATLLGIAKVVGQEYPSVSCRVIDVVLPAPESAAESDLARRVADEAASAQDAFVVAYRGPHRWLKNYEPLPKQAATPRLREGGVYLITGGMGGVGLALARHLSRAWKARLVLLGRTPLPVRGEWERIAATADQPAALRRKLRQLVELEASGAQVLTVTADVTDAAQLRDALAAAHARFGAVNGVVHAVMDPGLGMIAQRTRAQVEAAFAPKVAGTRELLAALREEPLDFVLFCSSIATLAGGLGRSDYAAANAYLDALAAAHRRTSALPVFSVNWDAWRDVGSAADMDLPEGVGLDERTGVLAFERIVNGPDLPQTVVSVSPLAPRLRPLGNVLDAVEAQDAAGAVSVVSVGEARASHSRPALPTAYTAPEGELEEGLAALWTEALGISPVGAHDNLFELGGDSLLAIRLLSRVRKAYGVELQPADFFKAPTVAELAALIELRLIEEIEREAEDAEDPQPATDRITASFSS